One genomic region from Mauremys reevesii isolate NIE-2019 linkage group 7, ASM1616193v1, whole genome shotgun sequence encodes:
- the LOC120368535 gene encoding pulmonary surfactant-associated protein A1-like isoform X2, translated as MLPQLFHVVTAIAFLLVTSHAGDHREGMQRIPGKPGLNELPAREGKPGLKADPGLRGPPGPPSSMRGPPGKDGLRGPQGPRGERGEKGERRQPGQPGLPAIRNPELEETLKGFKNQIARLEGVFALDGNITFGKKTFATNGQEVDFETTLEACKQAGGSIASPRNKGENDAVFSIVRLFNRYAYLGIKRGAIPGKFSFLDGTAVNYTNLHAGGPSNIGEKNCMEMCTDGAWNSTSCNQNRLTICEF; from the exons ATGTTGCCCCAATTGTTTCACGTAGTCACAGCAATAGCCTTTTTGCTGGTGACCAGCCATGCTGGGGACCACCGTGAAGGAATGCAGAGAATCCCTGGCAAACCTGGACTGAATGAATTGCCTGCAAGAGAAGGAAAGCCTGGTTTAAAAGCAGACCCAGGACTGCGAG GTCCCCCAGGGCCACCAAGTTCCATGAGAGGTCCTCCCGGAAAAGATGGGCTTCGTGGGCCACAAGGGCCTAGGGGTGAACGAGGCGAGAAGGGAGAGCGAAGGCAGCCTGGACAACCAG GCCTACCTGCTATTCGTAATCCTGAATTAGAAGAAACCCTCAAAGGATTCAAAAATCAAATTGCCAGACTAGAAGGAG TCTTTGCTTTGGATGGGAACATAACAtttgggaaaaaaacttttgctaCCAATGGACAAGAAGTCGATTTTGAGACCACACTGGAAGCATGCAAACAGGCGGGCGGCTCCATTGCATCTCCCAGGAACAAGGGGGAGAATGATGCTGTTTTCAGTATTGTGAGGTTATTTAACAGATATGCCTATCTGGGCATTAAGAGAGGTGCAATTCCAGGTAAATTCAGTTTCCTGGATGGAACAGCTGTAAATTATACAAACTTGCATGCAGGTGGGCCCAGTAACATAGGGGAAAAAAACTGCATGGAGATGTGCACTGACGGTGCCTGGAATAGCACAAGTTGCAACCAGAACCGCCTCACTATCTGTGAATTTTAA
- the LOC120368535 gene encoding pulmonary surfactant-associated protein A1-like isoform X1, producing MLPQLFHVVTAIAFLLVTSHAGDHREGMQRIPGKPGLNELPAREGKPGLKADPGLRAGPPGPPSSMRGPPGKDGLRGPQGPRGERGEKGERRQPGQPGLPAIRNPELEETLKGFKNQIARLEGVFALDGNITFGKKTFATNGQEVDFETTLEACKQAGGSIASPRNKGENDAVFSIVRLFNRYAYLGIKRGAIPGKFSFLDGTAVNYTNLHAGGPSNIGEKNCMEMCTDGAWNSTSCNQNRLTICEF from the exons ATGTTGCCCCAATTGTTTCACGTAGTCACAGCAATAGCCTTTTTGCTGGTGACCAGCCATGCTGGGGACCACCGTGAAGGAATGCAGAGAATCCCTGGCAAACCTGGACTGAATGAATTGCCTGCAAGAGAAGGAAAGCCTGGTTTAAAAGCAGACCCAGGACTGCGAG CAGGTCCCCCAGGGCCACCAAGTTCCATGAGAGGTCCTCCCGGAAAAGATGGGCTTCGTGGGCCACAAGGGCCTAGGGGTGAACGAGGCGAGAAGGGAGAGCGAAGGCAGCCTGGACAACCAG GCCTACCTGCTATTCGTAATCCTGAATTAGAAGAAACCCTCAAAGGATTCAAAAATCAAATTGCCAGACTAGAAGGAG TCTTTGCTTTGGATGGGAACATAACAtttgggaaaaaaacttttgctaCCAATGGACAAGAAGTCGATTTTGAGACCACACTGGAAGCATGCAAACAGGCGGGCGGCTCCATTGCATCTCCCAGGAACAAGGGGGAGAATGATGCTGTTTTCAGTATTGTGAGGTTATTTAACAGATATGCCTATCTGGGCATTAAGAGAGGTGCAATTCCAGGTAAATTCAGTTTCCTGGATGGAACAGCTGTAAATTATACAAACTTGCATGCAGGTGGGCCCAGTAACATAGGGGAAAAAAACTGCATGGAGATGTGCACTGACGGTGCCTGGAATAGCACAAGTTGCAACCAGAACCGCCTCACTATCTGTGAATTTTAA